In Chthonomonas sp., a single genomic region encodes these proteins:
- a CDS encoding PEP-CTERM sorting domain-containing protein produces the protein MRSLISICFVAAVTSAAYAGTLSATYASSFGKNVQFTLSSANKDQGTVQWNGTRTGGTDTLVPATYNAYCVELGEFINTGVNTTHQNVTPLLGSSTVPGGVVFNSGRTDAMERLWGSYFGLVNTAEKSAAFQLAVWEIAFDNDLSLTNASGNLVGRDRDASMSGIQLDPVSQIAQGWLMNVATGAATQRQKLLLLSGQGTQDLITPVPEPASIFAIAVGAAMLARRRKNRA, from the coding sequence ATGCGATCACTCATTTCGATTTGCTTTGTTGCTGCGGTCACCTCTGCTGCCTACGCAGGCACGCTGTCGGCCACCTACGCCAGCTCGTTTGGCAAGAACGTCCAGTTCACGCTGAGCAGCGCGAACAAAGACCAGGGCACGGTCCAGTGGAACGGTACGCGCACCGGCGGTACCGATACGCTCGTCCCGGCCACTTACAACGCCTACTGCGTGGAGCTCGGCGAGTTCATCAACACCGGTGTCAACACGACCCACCAGAACGTCACTCCACTTCTTGGTTCGTCCACCGTGCCGGGCGGCGTGGTCTTCAACAGCGGCCGCACCGATGCGATGGAGCGACTTTGGGGTAGCTACTTCGGACTCGTGAACACCGCCGAGAAGTCCGCTGCCTTCCAACTCGCCGTTTGGGAGATCGCATTCGACAACGACCTTTCGCTCACCAATGCAAGCGGAAACCTCGTTGGCCGTGATCGCGACGCTTCGATGAGCGGAATCCAATTGGATCCCGTTTCGCAGATCGCCCAGGGTTGGCTGATGAACGTCGCAACAGGTGCAGCTACCCAGCGACAAAAGCTCCTGCTTCTCAGCGGTCAAGGCACTCAGGACCTCATTACTCCGGTTCCCGAGCCCGCTTCCATCTTCGCGATTGCCGTTGGCGCAGCGATGCTCGCTCGCCGACGCAAGAATCGAGCCTAA
- a CDS encoding metallophosphoesterase → MKFAKALGTVVAASAGALLYGALVEVNRLELTRRTLILADWPEALRGFRIGLIADLHLRDHGTLQLTQRAVDILLDEMPDMVVIAGDLVSCWTPKSEALLRQALDPLLMMDGNVVAIPGNRDYYGADASNLVPVLDHLNIHLLRNESWTHQGITWLGIDSANVGEADPIGAMETIEGPEPVIALWHEPDLVEWLPEGCALMLSGHSHGGQFTTPWGWAPIRSRNGSKYLRGFFPDAPTPLYVSRGLGTTGPPSRLFCRPEVTILTLK, encoded by the coding sequence ATGAAGTTTGCGAAGGCACTAGGGACGGTGGTCGCAGCGAGCGCAGGTGCGTTGCTGTACGGCGCACTGGTCGAGGTCAATCGGCTGGAGTTGACTCGACGCACCCTGATACTTGCGGATTGGCCGGAGGCACTGCGCGGGTTCCGAATCGGCCTCATCGCGGACTTGCATCTGCGCGACCACGGGACGTTGCAGCTCACCCAACGCGCCGTCGATATCTTGCTCGACGAGATGCCCGACATGGTCGTCATCGCGGGCGATCTGGTCAGCTGCTGGACGCCCAAATCGGAGGCGCTGTTGCGGCAAGCCCTTGATCCCCTACTGATGATGGACGGCAACGTCGTGGCGATCCCTGGGAACCGCGACTACTACGGCGCCGATGCGTCCAATCTGGTGCCGGTGCTGGATCACCTCAATATCCACCTGCTGCGAAACGAATCCTGGACTCACCAGGGGATCACCTGGCTCGGAATCGACTCGGCCAATGTGGGCGAGGCGGATCCGATCGGGGCGATGGAGACGATCGAGGGGCCTGAGCCGGTGATCGCGTTGTGGCACGAGCCGGATCTCGTCGAGTGGCTTCCCGAAGGGTGCGCGCTTATGCTCAGTGGGCACTCGCACGGAGGGCAGTTCACGACTCCCTGGGGCTGGGCACCGATCCGCAGCCGGAACGGCTCGAAGTACCTGCGAGGATTCTTCCCCGATGCGCCGACTCCCCTCTACGTGAGTCGAGGGCTGGGTACTACCGGTCCGCCGAGCAGGCTCTTTTGTCGCCCCGAAGTGACGATCCTTACGCTCAAATGA
- a CDS encoding metallophosphoesterase, whose translation MSVTRRQVLGMAAAMAGSASLGYFGESSHELRVERRTLELPRWRANGFKVAVIADIHCNTPFERDRAIQAVRLVEPEKPDVLVMPGDFLNKVHAPNLRYLRAVMEEVDSLGIKTYATLGNHDYGSRGPEIISEVINRSSVEMLSNQSAVFQGVTIAGIDDGVYGMDRHDLFGSEAPDSLITLFHEPDFVSRIDPRTSLMIAGHSHGGQICLPFGLPIFSPYGARRYISGFYPTARAPLFVTRGVGTSVTLNVRLYCPPEVSILTLNSADG comes from the coding sequence ATGAGCGTCACGCGTCGCCAGGTTTTGGGAATGGCGGCGGCAATGGCGGGAAGCGCTAGCCTGGGATACTTCGGCGAGTCAAGCCACGAATTGCGCGTTGAGCGGCGGACGCTCGAACTGCCGCGCTGGCGCGCCAACGGTTTCAAGGTCGCGGTCATTGCCGATATCCACTGCAATACCCCCTTCGAGCGAGATCGAGCGATCCAGGCGGTGCGCCTCGTAGAACCTGAGAAACCGGATGTCCTGGTCATGCCCGGTGACTTCCTAAACAAGGTTCATGCCCCCAACCTGAGGTACCTCCGAGCGGTGATGGAGGAAGTTGATTCGCTTGGGATCAAGACCTATGCCACGCTTGGGAACCACGACTATGGTTCGAGGGGACCGGAGATCATCAGCGAGGTCATCAATCGCTCCAGTGTGGAGATGCTCTCGAATCAGTCAGCGGTTTTCCAAGGCGTGACCATCGCCGGCATCGACGACGGAGTTTACGGAATGGACCGTCACGACCTCTTCGGAAGCGAAGCCCCCGATTCGCTTATCACACTCTTCCACGAGCCGGATTTCGTCAGCCGGATCGACCCGCGAACGAGTCTCATGATCGCCGGCCACTCGCATGGTGGCCAAATCTGTTTGCCATTCGGGTTGCCGATCTTCTCGCCCTACGGGGCGCGGCGGTACATCTCCGGTTTCTATCCCACCGCCCGCGCGCCGCTGTTCGTGACTCGCGGGGTTGGGACCTCGGTTACGCTGAATGTTAGGCTCTATTGCCCGCCGGAAGTCAGCATCCTGACCCTTAACTCAGCTGACGGGTAA